acgagtccatATTTcagtggtcatcaacattatgccacaaacacggTTAACTGAAGTTAATTGATTGATGTTgattatattgtgtattgtacaTGACTCTCACCATTGTCAGTGCTTTAGCGAACGACTCCATGGCCACAGCCTCTTTTCCTGGAGTTCTGTTGGCTAGATCAGAAACGACTCGAGCCATCAGCATCTCAGAACATCCTGCAACACAAACAGAGGTTCTGATTTCACAACACTGATCTCAGATCTGTCAGAGAGCTGTGTGATGCGAGCATTCACTGACCTCCACCGTAGACGGTACGCGGCTCTTTGACCGTTTGAGCGAGCACACACAGAGCGTCGTGAAGAGAACGCTCCGCCTCGTCCAAAATCTGCTGCGTCGCCCCGCGCAGGACAATAGTGCACGCTTCACctgcacacacagatacacatttcACATCAATGCATGCTGGGACACAACATACAGCTTTGACATTATTCAGTAGATCTTGATATTGTATCTTAGACTGAACGTGTTTCATGCaggtaaaataaacatttaaatgcgcacacacacaatacacagcaTGAACATGAAAAATGTTGTCTTAAGGTGAAGAATCAGATGGTGATATTTACCCATGTCCACTCCAGAGAAGTGAATGAGTGTATCTTCTCCAATCATCACCTCCTCGATGAGCTTACAGTGACCCAGCTTCACCAGCTCAGGGTGATCGAAGGTGGACGTGATTTCACCTCCTGTCAGAAAACACACGAACATGCCGATGAAGCAGCTGAACCCGCACGGAACGGAGATGTTGATACACATGCATCTTTAGTTGTTCAGCTGCATACTGCACCGTGAGCGTTGAACTGACCACATGTCAAATTTAAAGAACTCAACTCATCGTGTTGCATTCAGTTAcagctgggcgatatggcaagaaatattatcacgatattctttttcatatcatttgatatcaatatttatcacatttgCAAATTCTTTtgaatccccccccccccaaatgagaaaaaaaaacagtctaaatagtcttaatagtctttacaaaactgcgttgggggCCAGACACAGCCAGTGCAGTGATGTCTGAAGGATCTTctgtgaaaatattacaatattttatagtttatcaattgagtgcagttggatatttatgttataagatgatctatttattttgaattataatgacagtatatatatttctttacatacagatatccaaatATGGGgtcatagaagcccttgtgactgaggaatgatactgtatgggggttcaggggtatctccagagagaaacttttgaacatgtaaaagtctgaaatggaccatttttctattttcattaaagtgagaaagactaaaCTACAAACTAGTCATTgctttgtctttcatccttgtcagagatgatgaaatctgaataatttcactaAATTTGAactgaaatctgtttgtttattattaaaggcttggaacatgctgattaataaaaccaCATTTAGAAAGATAAACGctatggtctaaaggcgctctggaaacacgcacctcatgtggggaaaagaggaagcggATGCGgacatcagtgaagcgtgtttcagtgctagagaacaatattcaagaatacagcacagaaagatcagatatgatgaaaccggcactgttgttttgtcgcgctgctcactagagacgttGAGAGGGCGTAACCGTCGTCATGATGTCAATCTGGGATCCGGATcgcggtgacctgcgtagcgggggcaatagcaacttcatacagtctgaggcggCGTTTCCACTGACGcggaagaaatccgcacaaagtcgctcacattcgctcagcacgcaccagtggaaacatacgataagaaagccaaactgctagtgtttttagcaacacacatgtctagatgtagaacacaggctaaatatcgaaaattaatCAAAAGATCATCGTCGATTTCGTGGAGTTTTTTTATcgcaataaatattgatatcgttttatcgtcCAGCACTACGTTCAGTCGAGCTGCTTTCAAACACAAGACCCCTTGTGAAGAACACAGAAGTAATCTATGTTCACACATACCTGTGACCAGAGCCAAACGCTCCACGCCAATGAAATCTGCATGTTCAATGGCCATCACACCAGCCGCTGCAAACATCTGCTCAGGATAATTATAGATCAGCTGCCTGAGGATTACAAACACATTACAGTCATCAACATACTGCAAACCTGCATCCAAATCACCAGCTTTAATTCATATGAGAATCTCATGAAACATGTTTGGGTTATATTGCAACACATAAAGGAATATATGAATATTGTTGCATAATCTGCATGAGACTTCAGCAGATTCTCATTACTTCATCCACATCATCTTTGAAACAATTCATTATAATCATGCTGATTCATTATTTACTGCAATCAAAATTAGGGTGCCGTGTCAAGTTAATAGTAGTAAACAATTCAAATCACGTATTGAGATGCGGGTCAGGAGGAATTCTTAAATCGCAGAACAATTTTAACATTCTATTTTCTATAGAATTAATCACacttaacacattaaattgacagccctaatatatataataataataataataataataatgccgtCAGTCGATTAAAAATGCAATCTCAATTAATCGCATGATTTTTAGGGAGCTGAACTTTGACCCCTGAAAACAGAAGTGTGAAAAGTGtccataatgttttaatatattccaAAGAAAtccttccacagaataaagacagaaatgaactaaaataacaccaattcaagtaacatgaaAGCTAAAAGACGCGCATCTTCCGTCCACACAGAGAAGCTTTTGAAAACGCAGTcttcgcattgtagtgtggacagcgGAAAcaatgacgtatttgttgtcatgtgacagtcatgtgatccaatcaacccaaaacaatcaagatggtgaaCCATGTTGTGCCTgcaattaattttgattaataagACAAAtgttgtacaaccttcacaatcCATTCCTTCCAAGATGATGCAAGTTTCCTCGGGACAgctgtccggcgacggaacatgAGAACAATTGTGTTTCAGATTCTACATGCGCAGGAAGCAGATTTAAGTGCTTttgtacgtttcagtgtggacaagccactcttggaaaatgtttgaaaacgACAGTTTGGATGGTGAGCGTTTCGTCTATTGACATGGCAAACAAAGGTTCATCAATAAATAtttacaacattaaaaacatttatacaagaTAAAAACAGTCCAATCTGTTCAGATGGTACTTTTGAAATATCCATTACACAAGTCTGTGTATAAAGCGGCGTCTGATAGTTCCAGAAGTTCTACAGTTCAGTAAAATGTGGGGGTTTGCAATATACATATGGAGGATCCTCACCAGTCAGTAAAAACACACGTGCTAGTCTTGAATGACCCAGTCGGCATCTGCTAAACACTATTGGCCATGCCTCCATTTCAACTTCTTTGGATCCTGGggtttattttgtataatttattgCCGTTGCACTCATGCCATTCTGACTGCCACTTATTGGAGACTTACGAGTTTATTAATGGCCTGAGGTCAGAGGGTGGCAAGCGCGCCGTTTTCAAATACATCCAGATGAATGTGGATGTAGCATTCCCGTACTTTGCGTTTTCACTTcagtgggcattaaatctcttaaacgttcatcatttacaatattaatagcaTCTATAGTTtgccacagcaatcatgaagctgcattTTCAAGATTTACCACTCTGAACTCCACATGAACAGCGCTTGCAAAGAacgtcttgttttccatttagtGCCGACACAGTCCATGTAATGATTCTTCATCCCAATTGTCTGCAATGTGACGTCGGGGAAATGCTTCACTTCAGCTGGTCGAGTGAACGCAGCATATCACAAGTCCTATCTGGGtttgttttcaaaaatatatgGTTAAGAGGTCCTTCCTCCGTCACAAGACCATTGGCATGGAAtcattgttgtgtgtttgtttgtttgtggcaTTTATATCAGTGTAATGACCGACCACTGTTCAAAACTCACACGGAGAATCTCGTTTTAAAATTGGGAAatgctttaaacattttaaaggaatcaCGTGTTAAGGGGTTTCATTTCACAGCTCAAATGCATTACAGTATTGACCATTTGGGTAAAAATGTGCTTAACCAAAAATATGAATGGCCCTTTTCTGGAAGTCAAATGTCATTTCTTCAGACTACTTGAAGTTGGTTAGATTCCCTCATTCAAGTTATCTGTGATGACATCAGCACCTGTTGATGAAGCAGTTGATGCCGTGCTTGAGGATGCGCTCCACTTTCTCCTTCATCTTCCCTTTCTCTGCAGACTCGATCTCTGCCACCTTCGCTGTGGAGTCCACACGCACCCTAGAGCCGAAGATCTGCACACAGCATGTGATCATCAGCATCTCACGTCAACTATAACAACACACGCTCACTGATATGATCACCTGACATCAGTACCTTGATCTTATCAGTGTCCATGCCAGTGTTAGCGATGAGGATGTTTGCCTTCTCAATTCTCTTGGGCTGATTCACACCGATCTTCTTGTCCAGCAGAAACCCTGTTACAAACATTGTTATTTCCATGAGTTTACACAGGATCATATTCTCACAGAAACTCAATCAGGTGGCAAGAGAGAATAATGAATGAATTTCCAGCAGAGCGGATCCCTTGTGTGATGACTTGAGCGATGTTTTTTCcactaactaaataaaaaaacttgacCAGTTTCACCACAGTACAAACTTCAGTTTTGTTTTAAAGTGGACTGCAGAACATGTTGCTGTGTGGATATGATCACCTTCATCCAGGTACGAGTCGGTGAGACTGCCTCCCAGTTTCTTGATGACATGAATGGCCTCCAGATTCCCGGAACCCTTCAGTCTCATTACAGCTTCTACTGCCAGTTTAGCAAAGTGATCTTTATGATGGGTCAGGAGTTTAGACGACAGAGTGGTGCGGGCGATGTTCAGCAAATCCTCCTGGAACTTCTCCTCCTcattcctacacacacacacacacatgtagacaTGTTTACATTCACAGAGTCATATAAAAGTGCCATGAGCTCATACGGAGCATGTGTTGATCATTTACCCATGATCCACTGCTGCTGCTTTGAGGGCTTCTCTAGCAGCTTGCGTGGCTTTTCTCCATCCAGAGATGATGATCTGAGGATGAATCTTCTTCGCAATCAGGAGCTCCGCTTCCTACAGCACAATTGTCGGAAAGAACTCATTTCATCAGATTATATAAAACTCATGATAACGGTTCTATATTTAGGATATAATTAAAACCGACAGTGTACCCGGAGCAGTTCTGCGGCCAGTACAGTAACAGATGTTGTTCCATCACCAACTTCATCATCCTGAACTTTAGACATGTCTGGAAATCAAAACAACCTATTAATATCCATCCCACATGACACCAGAATCTGCACGATGTTGCTGTGTACACTGACCCACGAGCACTTTAGCCGCGGGGTTGTCTACACCGATGGCTTTCAGGATGGTGGCTCCATCATTGGTGACGGTGACGTTCCCCTCTTTACCACCGCCCAATAAGATCTTGTCCTGTACAGACAGTCGACAGAAATACCCAACAGTCAGATAGATGAGCTGTATATCTGTATGTTTACATTTAAGGGTGATTCGTACCATTCCTTTGGGTCCCAGAGTGCTCTTCACCAGATCTCCAATAGCAATGGCACCAATGAATGAAGACTGAAACACAAACATCAGTCAATAAGAGCGGGACTGCATGAATTAATGCtgtgtgtgattattaataaTGTGTACTCACGAGGCGCGCCGTTTCAGCTTTCTCCTCATCAGCTCCGTGTCTGAAGATGTTGACGGGGGCCATTGATAAAGACGCCTGTCAGATGACATCAACACCCCCCGTCCCCAACAGAAATCAACATTATTCttatcaaatcatttttatttcacaacaCACTGATGCTGTAATGATTTTGTGGCAGGGCGtcgccaggtcgtgattatacacactcggtcccttatcaggcaaattaaacctctgagagggataaaggccgatgacagacggtggtgcgacgagagatagtttacagacatgtccatcatgtgtgtgtgtgtgttcgtcttttgtttaagttttatattaaatcattatttatattgaaaagccggttctctctcgcctcctttccattgatccctttacagtcttCAAAGGGACCTTtacagggaggctgcaacatatggcgattctaccaacttggaggaatacacagcatcagtgaccagctacatcagcaagtgcattgatgatgtcactttctccaagaccatcaccacacgctccaaccagaagccgtggatgactgcggaggtgcgcacgctgctgaggtcccgagactccgccttcagagcaggcgataaggcagccctaagaacagctagggccaaactgtcacgggcaatcagagaggcaaagcgcgcacacgcccagagaatccacagtcacttccaggacagcggtgacacgcggcgcatgtggcagggcatccaggccatcaccaactacaggacaacatcagttgcctgtgacaaagatgcctcccttccagatgcgctgaacgacttctatgctcggtttgaagtgcagaacgacgtgatggcgaggaagtccacccctcctcccaacgaccaggtgctctgtcttaccacggcagatgtgaggaaaactctacgtagagtcaacccacggaaggctgctggaccagacaacattcctggcagagtgctcagaggatgtgcagaccagctagcagatgttcttaccgacatcttcaacatctctctgagcgtgcttcaaggccaccaccatcatacccatgccaaagaagtctttgcctcaacgactaccgtcccgtcgcacttacacccatcatcatgaagtgcttcgagaggctcgtcatgaggcagattaagacccagctgcccccctcactagacccactgcagtttgcgtatcgttcaaaccgttcaacggacgatgccatcaccacaaccctccatctggccctcacccacctagacaataaggactcatacgttcgaatgctgttcatagatttcagctcagcattcaacacaatcattccccagcacctgattggaaagctgaacctgctgggcctggacacctccctctgcaactggatcctggacttcctgactgggagacctcagtcagtccggatcgggaacagcatctccaccaccaccacactgagcactggggccccccaggggtgtgtgctcagtccactgctgttcactctgctgactcacgactgtgcagcaatgcacagctcgaatcacatcgtcatgttcgccgatgacacgaccgtggtgggtctcatcagcaagaacaacgagtcagcatacagagaggaggtgcagcggctgacgaactggtgtaaagccaacaacctgtccctgaatgtcgacaaaacaaaagagagggttgttgactttaggagagcacaaggtgaacacactccgctgaacatcgacggctcctctgtggagatcgtcaagagcaccaaatttcttggtgttcacctggcagagaacctcacctggtccctcaacaccagctctatcaccaagaaagcccagcagcgtctctactttcttcgaaggctgaggaaagcacatcttccaccccccatcctcactacattctatagagggactattgagagcatcatgagcagctgcatcactgcctggtttgggacttgcaccgtttcggaccgcaaagccctgcagaggatagtgaggacagctgagaagatcattggggtctctcttccctccatcaaagacatttacaaaaaacactgtatccgcaaagcaaccagcattgtggacgaccccacacacccctcacacaaactctttaccctcctcccgtctggcaagaggtaccgaagcattcgggccctcacggccagactgtgtaacagcttcttccccaagccatcagactcctcaatactcagagactggtttgacacacacgtgtcctgagttgcactttaattactgtcactttataactgtctgctacctcaataactgctatgtgcatagaacattatctcatagtatgttatgtttacatttttagaaactgtcatctttttgcactactgagtactggtcggcgctgcactgtctattgtcctgttcattgtcagtaatttgttgtactgtcctgtactttttgcacatgtttgcacgtgcactttatataggtatatataggtagtttatataggtattttatttcgttgtgtggtctcatgtggtcctatgttggtcctttgttgtttttatgtagcaccatggtcctggaggaacgttgtctcgttttgctgtgtactgtactaactgtatatggttgaaacgacaataaaaaccacttgacttcaaGTCGTCGTTCATGAATGAAAATCATACTTTAAAAAGCattcattattatcatcattcaAATTCATTTATCACTCAATTTAAAGTTAATATGAACTCTATGCAtatttataatagtaataattcaaaaCATTTCTTATCATCATTGATACACTAATAAAAAGATATATTTACTAGTAAACATTATAATCAATAACAGCATATGTTTAAATGATACAAGTCATACAATATCAAAGATATGCATTTATAACtgttatattacaaaatatattataatcGTTTCATATTTCAGATATCATTATTTTAGTTATTAGACGACTACAGTTGTTAGATTAATAAATGATCTTGATTACCGAAATCATTAAATGTAAAAACTGAattcatttataattaaataacagTTAAATCATAAGACCattcaaatatatcaaatgattacatttataacaaatatatattactaatatcaacaacaaaataacacttttaaaacaatatgacagttaaaacatataaattatacatatttataatgattatgttccaaaatacattataattatttacaataTTCAAGTGTTATTCATTTCAGAtttgatttctttcatcacattcccagtgggtcagaggtttacacacactttgttagtatttggtagcattgcctttaaattgtttaacttgggtcaaatgttttctgaggtcttggctgatttcttttgattttcacatgatgtcaagtgACACTGAGTTAGAAGGTAgatcttaaaataaatccacaggtacacctccaattcagtacacctcctattagaagctaattggctaattgcctcaAGGCTTGTCatgattttctggaattttccaagctgcttaaaggcacagttaacttagtgtatgtaaacttctgaaccactggaattgtcatatagacaattaaaagtgaaacaaattgatctttaaacaattgttggaaacatttgttgttgttgtatgttGAAAACATCCTGGTGTATgttttcaacatacaccaagacaaaccccaggccaaccccaggaaatctaaagatccagctgatctaggtaaatatcagcttctgcatgaaactttttcaaataatgttaaaactgcaaaaacttcatattaccagaccaaaatcaacagcaccacagacactcgtagcttgtttagaacatttaacacacttctctgccctccccctccaccacctgacacatcactgacagcagatatattcgccacattttttactgataaggttacagccatcagcaatacattcactgcaccacaccctgtcaaacacctggctcctgtatgcaactctt
This sequence is a window from Xyrauchen texanus isolate HMW12.3.18 chromosome 45, RBS_HiC_50CHRs, whole genome shotgun sequence. Protein-coding genes within it:
- the cct2 gene encoding T-complex protein 1 subunit beta; its protein translation is MASLSMAPVNIFRHGADEEKAETARLSSFIGAIAIGDLVKSTLGPKGMDKILLGGGKEGNVTVTNDGATILKAIGVDNPAAKVLVDMSKVQDDEVGDGTTSVTVLAAELLREAELLIAKKIHPQIIISGWRKATQAAREALKAAAVDHGNEEEKFQEDLLNIARTTLSSKLLTHHKDHFAKLAVEAVMRLKGSGNLEAIHVIKKLGGSLTDSYLDEGFLLDKKIGVNQPKRIEKANILIANTGMDTDKIKIFGSRVRVDSTAKVAEIESAEKGKMKEKVERILKHGINCFINRQLIYNYPEQMFAAAGVMAIEHADFIGVERLALVTGGEITSTFDHPELVKLGHCKLIEEVMIGEDTLIHFSGVDMGEACTIVLRGATQQILDEAERSLHDALCVLAQTVKEPRTVYGGGCSEMLMARVVSDLANRTPGKEAVAMESFAKALTMLPIIIADNAGYDSAELVSQLRAAHQDNKSTFGLDMTQGCIGDMAALGITESFQVKRQVLLSAVEAAEMILRVDNIIKAAPRKRVPDHHPC